One Euphorbia lathyris chromosome 1, ddEupLath1.1, whole genome shotgun sequence DNA segment encodes these proteins:
- the LOC136210507 gene encoding uncharacterized protein: MADPKPTLQSLEPISLILSQHSLGSVPLQLTSDTYTMERGPRYRAYAELRDSKLRMNNLRHQECKVCDLKQTTPKKQVKFQARKGYSYSVLAQSVPDFSATLRKENRKPPELTPPSKKCSKVNTILSKSANGGEKRNGMARKSYASVEELKGLSMAASAAINGGRVGREISKTVTVLGYSHRQLY, from the coding sequence atgGCTGATCCAAAACCAACTCTCCAATCTCTTGAACCCATCTCTCTTATTCTTTCTCAGCATTCATTAGGATCAGTCCCGCTACAACTCACCTCTGATACCTACACCATGGAGAGAGGACCAAGATACAGAGCTTATGCTGAGCTACGGGACTCTAAACTCAGAATGAACAACTTAAGGCACCAAGAATGCAAAGTTTGTGATTTGAAGCAAACCACACCAAAGAAACAGGTCAAATTTCAAGCTAGAAAAGGGTACTCTTACTCTGTTTTGGCTCAATCGGTGCCGGATTTTTCTGCTACATTGAGAAAAGAGAACAGAAAGCCGCCGGAACTGACTCCTCCGTCCAAAAAATGCTCCAAGGTAAATACGATTTTGTCCAAGTCGGCGAATGGTGGAGAGAAAAGGAATGGAATGGCGAGAAAGAGTTATGCAAGTGTTGAGGAATTGAAAGGATTGTCTATGGCTGCATCTGCGGCAATTAATGGAGGGAGAGTTGGGAGGGAGATTAGCAAGACTGTCACTGTGTTGGGTTACAGCCACAGGCAGCTATATTAA